Genomic window (Ruminococcus flavefaciens AE3010):
GTTGCTGTTGCAGGGAGCATAGTTACCATGGAGATGTCTCCGTCGCCGCCCACCTTGAGCTCTATCTCTGACTTGCTCAGCTTTATCTCTGACACCTTTTTGGGGTCGGCGGGTTCAGTGGTGGTTGTGGAAGTAACGGTCACAGTTGTGGTAGTTGTTGTAGGAGCAACCGTTGTAGTAGTCGTTATGGGAGCAGCTGTTGTGGTAGTTGTCGTAGGAGCAGCTGTTGTAGTAGTCGTTGTGGGAGCAGCTGTTGTAGTAGTCGTTGTGGGAGCAGCTGTTGTGGTGGTCGTTGTGGGAGCAGCTGTTGTTGTAGTCGTTGTAGGTGCTACTGTTGTGGTAGTTGTAATAGGATTGGTTATGGGAATAGGCTTTGTAGTAGTTACTGCCGTGGTGGTCGATGAATAGGTGATAGGGATCATCTTTGTAGTTGTAGCTGTTGAAGTTGCAGTTACCGATGTTGTTGTCAAGGCTGCTGTTGTGGTAGCGGTCGATGTGCCTCCATGGATCTTCAGCTCTTCCATAGCCTTGTCAGGCTCTTTCAGATAGTCCTCAAGGGAACGCCTGCCCTTTATCGCCCGATAAGCATAGTATGATAAGATGTTTGAAGCATCAACTGCATTAACCTTTTCATTCTTATCAACATCGGCTGCAACGATCTGAGCTGCCGAAAGTCCGCTTTCCTTGCCTGACGAGAGATTGGCATAGGCAGTCAGCACTGTGGACGCGTCGGTGGCGTCGATGCTCTCGTCGCCGTTAAGGTCTCCGAGCTTTATCGTTACAACAGATTCAGACGGAGTTTCAGCAGGAGCAGTTGCAGTATTGTCGTTGGCGGAGACAGTGGTGCTTCTCGCTGACAAAATGCCTTCCCCACTGGCGTTCACAGAGGTGAACGCTCCCGCACAAAGGGCAAATGACAGCACAGATGCTATGATTCTCTTTGCTTTCATTTTTTTCTCCTTCTTTATTTGCTTCCGTCCTCACATTCCTCTTCAACGGTCGGAGCGGAAAGCATAATCGGCTGCATTGCGGCTGAAAGCGGTTATTTATGTAGCTTTTTCGCACAAATTATTAACAATACAGCTATAAAATCATAGATATAATTATATCATAAACTATCCAAAAATAAAAGACATTCAGAAAAAAAATACAGTAATTTGTCGTATTTTCGTAGTTTTACATAAAAAAGAGTCTTTCGGACAGGGACACATCTTAGACATTGTGCAAGTTTTTGACCTAAATACGTTGTTTCGGGCGTGCAACGACCTGTATCTGTACATAAAAAAATCCGCTGTACAATCTGCACAGCGGATATATATTTAATTTGTACCTGATGACGAACTGCTCGAGGTGGTCGACTGCTTTGCAGCGCTGTCCTTGAGAGTTTTCACTATATTTACCTTTGGAGCGTCCGTACACCATACGTTTTTATGGGTCTTGCACGATACAAAGACATCATATCTGAACTGGTCGGGATTTCTGGAGGTGTCCTCACCAAGCAGGTTGACTTCCGCGTCAAGGTCTGCCGCAGTGATGTCATTTATAACATCGGCAGGACCAACCAGCTTGACCGTAAGCTTCTCGGTGACTATTGAATACGAATATCCGTCGCTTGGCACATGGAGCAGTCCCACGTTTGCACCAAGCAGAGTAACCTCCTTGGACGCAAGTCCCGCATCATTGAGGGTAACGTTAACAGTCTCGTTGCCCGAAACATTTATGACGTTCTTTGCCGACAGCATATTATCTATGCTGAAATCCTTTGAGAAGCCTATATCAAGAGTACTCAGTGCTATAGGTATGGACAGCGGATCATCTGAGAGACTTACATTAGGAGAACCCGAAGCGATCGTAAGCTCAGACGGGGTGATACTGAAATCAAGGCTGTCCTTATCAAAGTTGGAGTTCGACGGCAGAGTCAGGACTACCTTGAAAGGTACGGTTTTCTGCGTAAGCACGGGTATGCTGATATTAACGGTAGCAGGATCCGAGGTGATAAACGTGGAATCGACGATATTTCCGTCAGCATCAACGAACTCCAGTCTTTCACTGTTAAGACCTGTATAGCTGGTCTCAAGGTTTTTGAGCACCTTGTCGGAGACCGCATAGCACTCGGCTATGGTAGCAAGCTTTGCAGACGGACCCTTGAGGGTGATCTCCTCGGGCTCGCACTTTATATCGCCGAATGTCTTGCCCTCTGCAAGTGTGACATTATCTACCCTCGGCTTTACGGTTATGGTCTTGAACTCAAACTTATTGAGCTCCACCTCAACAGTCTCGGGATATACCTTTTTGTTGGACAGCTCCGCGCCGTTGGTAGACTCGACCTTAATGGTAAGAGTCTTTTTGCCCTCGGTAGTAATGTTGTCAAAGTCAACATAGGCTTCAAGGGTCTCGGCGTTTATGCGGCTGTAATCGGTACGGCTGCAGTCAAAGCTGACGCTTACCTTATCCACGTTGCAGTTTGTGACGGAAAGTCCGCTTTCTGCCGCAGACGAGCCTGCTATATCCACTTTGAGGGGGATATTGTTTATAGTCTTGGATTCCGACGGATACAGAGTCATTGCAACTATGAACCATGCCGCAACAGCGCATATTATAGCTATGAGCAGCAGTGTCGCATTGTTTTTGGTCTCTGTGATGCCGTGTTTTTTGTTATCATTGAATGTATTCATTTTTTCTTCCTCCTTTCGGAGCGGGAAGAAAAAAGCTTCTTTCTGCCGATAGATATTTCAGTCTTATCTTTGAAGAGCTGTTCTTCAAGAAGAGCTTTCAGCTTATCACGGGTATAGTCTCTTGTGAGAGTGCCGTTCAGCGCAACCGAGATCTGTCCTGTTTCCTCTGATACGACTATAACTATAGCGTCGGAGTTTTCGCTCATTCCTATGGCAGCTCTGTGACGTGAGCCCAGCTTCTTATTGATGAGGGCGTCCTTTGCAGGCTTGGGCAGGAAGCAGGCAGCCGCAAGGATGATGCCGTCACGCATTATAACAGCTCCGTCATGGAGCGGTGTTTTCGGATAGAATATATTGCCGAACACCTCTTTGCTCGGCGTAGCGTTAAGGATAGTACCTGTCTCGATCTGCTCACCCAGTCTTACCTGACGCTC
Coding sequences:
- a CDS encoding CdaR family protein, which produces MNTFNDNKKHGITETKNNATLLLIAIICAVAAWFIVAMTLYPSESKTINNIPLKVDIAGSSAAESGLSVTNCNVDKVSVSFDCSRTDYSRINAETLEAYVDFDNITTEGKKTLTIKVESTNGAELSNKKVYPETVEVELNKFEFKTITVKPRVDNVTLAEGKTFGDIKCEPEEITLKGPSAKLATIAECYAVSDKVLKNLETSYTGLNSERLEFVDADGNIVDSTFITSDPATVNISIPVLTQKTVPFKVVLTLPSNSNFDKDSLDFSITPSELTIASGSPNVSLSDDPLSIPIALSTLDIGFSKDFSIDNMLSAKNVINVSGNETVNVTLNDAGLASKEVTLLGANVGLLHVPSDGYSYSIVTEKLTVKLVGPADVINDITAADLDAEVNLLGEDTSRNPDQFRYDVFVSCKTHKNVWCTDAPKVNIVKTLKDSAAKQSTTSSSSSSGTN